The DNA sequence CTTAACATTGTTTATAAATATCATTAGTTTTATCAGCAAGAATCATCCAAATTAAGAAGACAGATTCGTGATATTCAAAATCTAAATAGGTGAGTTTTATTTCTTTGTTCTTTTATGAAAACTAACTATTTCAATTCTATATATTAATGTATGTATGCAtccatattattaattaataattaatgatgTTTAATTTGTTTTGATTTGCAGGCACATCCTTGGTGAAGCTCTTAGCTCTCTGAGCCTCAAGGAACTAAAGAACCTTGAGAGTAGATTGGAGAAAGGTTTAAGCAGAGTTCGATCTAGAAAGgtatagatattatatataattaataactaatgatCACAATTAATTTAGGCCATTCTAATACATAATATCTGTTTTGTTAAAGAACTTGCTAATAATTAATAAGTacaattaatttgaatttatcgaatagtcttaaattttattttatatatgcaaTAATTCATTCGTCAGTATCAAATCTTTAAATAGAGTTTAAATTTATAACAAATTAGTTTTTGatgtatcaaattaaaaatactatggagagcaaaaaaaaaattaataaatactttaatttgaattattacaTGTGATTTAATTTGCGgattattttaacattattgtCCTTGTTCCAAATCCAAGTTGTAGATTTGTTTCTGATATATGGTCTGACGTACGCATTCAAATTCTTGCTTGCAGCATGAAACATTGTTTGCTGATGTGGAGTTCATGCAAAAGAGGGTACTTCTCATCAATAATACCATTCCCTAATAAAGatcttattataattattaattcatTGTTTTTCCCTAAAGCTTAATAATTACTTGGCATTTCCCATTATcttagtaattaaattttatatttactatatTATGCGGACTAACTAACTAACACAACGTAACCCTCCTAAAAATTGGTTTAGTTAACATACAAAGCTATTAGTATTATTTACTactataattgaaattaaaaataaagatgaatctataaaaaaaataaactcttgTATATAAATCTATTAATGTGATATATTTTATGAAAGATTAatttaatgattgattttttgtgtgtacataatataatatatagtttATACTTATCtagttaattaaattaatacCCCTTTTATAACATGTGCAGGAAATTGAGCTGCAAAACCATAACAATTATCTGCGAGCTAAGGTCTGTTTGTTTCACTTTTCATTCTTCTATGCATACAtgaaattaattaatgaattaattaatACTATGTATATATGCAGATAGCTGAACATGAGAGAgcacagcagcaacaacaacaggaACAAGAACAGCAAAATTTGATGCATGGGAACATGTGTGAAGATCAGTCCACCATAGCGTCACAAACATATGACAGGAATTTCTTCCCAATAAATCTCTTAGATTCCAATAATCATCAATATTCACGCCAAGATCACACTGCACTCCAGCTTGTGTAAGCACATTCAATTACTACTTAAATTATTCATATCTTTATCTAGCTACCTACTTAATTCTTAGTTGAATCAAATTTTTATTCATgccaaacataaacataaacaagATAATAATTAAGTTCTGCTAATTATAATTTCACTAGTCTTAGGCTGAAAGAAGTATATAAATGATTTACGATTATATATCTAGAACATTTTTTatgtaaagtttttttttttttttggattttgataaattgtgtaaattttttttatttgtcttacactaaaatttttttattaaaaaaactaataagTATCGAATTTTTTTGATAATAGAAATTCAGATATctaataaaattagttaataaatggtgtacattattaaatatataattatcaataatcATATTaggtatatactaaaattagttaataaaattactgttagtataaaatatatgttaaaatataaaatatatattaaaaataaattaaataatacatatatttatacataaatacatagtgatttatttttatggctaaatttagtatacaaataatatttttatataatgatTTATGTGTTTTATTCTATTAGTTTAAACTTTTAAACTCTTGAAATACATAATTTTATGAcatgatatcaaaatttttataacaaaaaaatttaaaatttaatcatttttGTTATTCCAAATAAGATTTTTTTAgcataaaacaaataataaaaaaaatttatcacaaTCACACTCAAATTAAAAAGTGTTCCTACCTATGAAACCTTATGAGACAACATATAACTATTtatttctctcattttttttatcgatttaaaattttaaaattaaataattttcgtGACAtacattcaaattaaattaaattcttgtatGCAGTAATTAGTGGGTTTTGGGAGCCCTTTTATAATTTGATATGTTTCTCATGATTTGTTTGTTTTCACCTTTGGATGCAGCTGATAATATGCTGGAAACTAAAGCCTCTGGAAATTATGCTATATGGTTTTCATTTTATCTATCATCTATCTAAATAATTGCAAGTTGGTGCCTATAATGGATACTCCATACTCCATACATATATCCAAAGCTTCCTGAATGAGTGCCACTTTAGAATTTCCCTTTAATTACTactatcaaattttaatttcttctcggaaaaacaacaagcattcCGCACCTATATACTTAATACAATGTTTATGTATCTTCAATATAAAAGCTTGTCTTTATTTTCATCCCTATCTcgtattattttgttatttgtttgTTTGCCACTAGTATTACTAACATGCTTGTTTATTAATGTGTGAACTTGGAAGAGTAAAAGTTAATTGAAAATGTTGGAGTATCCGTATGTTTATATAGATATATCATCCACAAATTTGTGTCCATTGCTAAAAAAGAAATGCTTTCTATTAATTGCTAAAGTTATGTTTAACTAACCGACTTGATTGATCGAATAGTTACTTCACTCATTTTTTTAAACAAGTGTTATGATACAAATCTTCTTGTATATATAGGGcaactcaaaatttttttttcttttaaaaaaagaaactCACAAGTAGTTGGGAAGAACATACATGTCCCTACTTTTgaagaatttcaagtttaaagcttgaaaaagggaacAGCAAAGGAGGCGTACATAAAATTAATGGCATTTTCTGATTCCACAGCATTTCACGAATATGGATTCTATATCTATCTATATAGCATGTTGCATTTTGGTACATTCTTTAAGTTAATGTCAATGGCTATTTTAATTCTAGAGGTATAGGTAGAACTAAGACGAAGAAAATAGAATACACTGAAATATCAtatattttaatgtaattttcaGAAGAAAAGACGCAAATTAAATATCTCTATCGAAATATCTTTGTTCCAAACGTGTATTAAAAGCTTTATAGCACAGTTAGCACTGGCTCTAGCTTTTCCCTCCACACTAAGTTACTTCAGCAGTTCAGTTGACACTTGTGCTTACACAAACCACTGTTTTTGGAGTTGTTATTATCAACCTGTGGTAGTAGTTTCATCGGtgttaattagttttttttttttttggtttcataataaattattgaaaactctaacAATCATTCTTTCAAATGTTACACTGAATTGATTTACTGAAATCCATGAACAAAGGGATAGAATACTACATAGAATTCTCAATATAATCTTATGTAGTCAGAAATATAAACGGCTGAAATTATGTAAAAGGAAGAGAAAACATTTAGTGTACGCAATGTTAAGAAGTAGTTTTGCAATAAACAGAACTCTTTTTATATTAGAACAAATACTTATCTAGTATTTTAACGTCACACGTCGTATTGGATTATTGATTATAATGCTATACAAGTGAAACAATTACTCCGATCTATATAGAAAAAGCAAGTAATTTTTACAGTACTGTTAGACAACTAGATTATAAATGCTTTATATATGATCGATTCTTAAACTGATGCAGCTACTGCTTCTTTTTAATAAGGTATATATTGTGTGGTAGTAGTTCTTCATCACCTATATATATCATCTGTTAGCATGAGTCAGAGACTGAAGGCAAAACCTTCTTCCCTCCGATCCCATACGGTTTCATCATAATTGCTTCAATCTCATCAATAATACTGGGGAGGGGGATGGTGGAAAATGCTTCACGCTGTAATCCTGCAGCTCCTAATAAACTTATCTGAGAAATCAACATATGTATTCCATAGACCACGAACTTCAGGTGAACCAATTTCAAGCCATGGTTTTGCAGGGCCATTGAAATGAACAACAGCAGCATCTTCCATTCTATGTCTGATATTTCTAATTTGTTCTGATTGATGGCGATAACCTAAATCAGTAACAATCCAGGATGAATCCACCGGATGCACTTGACCATCAAAAGCAATCAATGCAGGTGGAAGCACTCCTGGGTTCCACAATGATAGCCCATGCTTCACATTCTGTGTAAACATGGATAAATAATACacatttaattaataatacagaAGAACCAAACATATATAactttactttttcttctttttcacataTGGGTAAGGAAAATGCAATAGAGTTTTATAGCTAGGCTTACTAGTTTCAACCATCGATGGTAGGTTTCAGTAATATTTGTTCTCCTCCAAGCTTCAAGATCAAAGATATTCATGCCATAGAGCCATGCACACTGGTCAGGGTCAAAGTTGACTGATATGATAGGATGTGAAAAGTTCAAGAAGTCCACGTATTTATTTCCAGGGCAACAGCTTTCCTCATCATAACACCATGACTTGAATACTGAACCACTGACTTTACCATTAAGGTTAATTTCCCACAACGAAGATATGTCATGCTGTACTACAACATCATCATCCAGCAACACCACCTTGTGCAAATCTGGAAACAGCTGTGTTCATACCAACATcagattatgaaaaaaaaaaaaaaaagggaaaaaagcaGCCATATATCATCAATGGTATATGTTTGTTTAGAATGTGAAAAATGATATGGAAATTTTTATGGATAAGCTTTATATTAAATTTACACATCAAACCTCAGATCACTATATGTTTCCGTTGTTAATATATCAATATTcagtgttaaaaaaaaaattaacaaattaattaccTCAGGGATGTAGATTCGAAGATGATTCAACAAGGAAAGGCTGCTGGGTCTTAAAGCTTCCAAATATCTCTTATACTCTTGATTATAGTCGAGTAGTtcatcctcttctgtataattcTTGTAGTAGTGTTTCCAAATTGATTGAGTAGTTTCCACCATCTCTTTGACACGAGCATTCACTTCTTCAGACCAATCGTACTGGTGTAATCCCTTGACTTCAACAACTGCTGATTTCACAGGGTTTATGGAAAACCAGGCATGCATTGGAGTGTAAGTTTTCTTGTCCGTAACAATATGAAAAACCAATTTTTCAGGGCTGGCTGAACTTTCAATGGTAGAGGTTACAACAACAGATGCAGCAAGGACGTTGTCAGTTAGGAGAACTATGTGAAAGAAGGTAGGGTCAGAAAGGCGAGACACATATTCAGGAGGAGGTAAGCGAGTTCTGGCCATGGCATTTACGGCATATTCTTCAGCCAATTTCAGACAAAGGCAATGTAGGCTTTTTGGTACACCATGTGAAGCTAAATGCCAATAAACTGATTCTTGCTTTCTTGCTGATTGCACCTTGCGCTCCATCTGTAACAGCTGCACATATACGGACATATGAGATTGCACATATTTATTTACCTAGAGAACTATTCAAACACACTACAAATTTTTCTCAATTTATGCTCAAACAAAATCTGTACTTGTTTAATCTTTTTTATGAATTAATAGGGTCAACTGTACTGATGAATTGCATGTATACGCTATGCTTGGTTAAATATTGTTGGGCCGTGGGACTACTGCCTAATAAATCTACCCTATAGTATGCAGTATATACATTCAAATTCCTATATTTACAACATTCTTTATAGTTCCAAGGTTCAATGATGCAAGCATACAAATAATCTCATTGGTGTCAGGATTGATTGTTACTAAACGccaaaagagaacaaaaaaagaaTCACGAGGAAAACGATTTAACAAGACGCCATTATCGTTATCACCAAGGTCCAAGGGTAATAACTATAGCTAAAGAATAAATCAGTAAAATTTTCTGTACCATGGCTTTGGTCTTGATAGCAAACGCCTTAAAGTCTTGCTCAGACGCCATCATTTTCACAAGCTCGTTGAATGACACCACTTCTCCTTCATTAACGTTGTCATCATTTACCTCTATTAACGCTCTGGTCAGCTCATCTCTGAGTTTCTTTATGCATATATACATGCAATACACGACAAGAAAAAGAATGAATGTCACAGAAACATTGAATAATAAACTACTAAGTGGTGGTAAGATAAGCTAAAGTCTATGCCAGCAGTTCTCATAAAACTAAACATACATTTGAGGTTGCTAAAGCGAGAAAATGGTTGCTATAAGCATAAAATTAACCCGGCTTTTATGAAACGTAATTTACGAATGATAATACaagttctttaaaaaaaaaaattacattcttATAATTAAGCCAATAGAAAAAATGACAGATGACTAAGATGAGTATGTATAGCCTTGCATGGTACACATTCTATTTTATATTGCATACACATTTGGAAAAAGTTGTCTTAAATATTGCTCttcataactttttttttcatgaatacATAATAAAATAACTTCAACAAAAAACTAATCAtgttatgaaaagtaaattgTTAGTtagaaaacttaaaattaaacctAGACATATAATAGTAGCCTAGAAGGTCTTATTACGTACCATATTTATCATATTATTTATTGAGATTATTTTATTATGGAAACAAATATGAACAAAAGAAATTGACGCATAATCGGAAGGCAATATAAATCCCGTCTCTCTGTTGCCAATCACCaccaaataataattaaaaaacacGCATCATCTGTTTAGATCAAATCATGGTGTAATTGTATCATTATTACAAATaaggttttaatttaatttctttctagAATGTACCTGTGCTTCGCAAAAAAATAAACTcccgttatttttttttttctttttaagaaaACTTTTTTTTAACTCATTATGTAATCTACTATTACTCTctccaagaaaaaaaagaaaataaaaacgtgaataaaaaaatgcaaataaCAAAGCTAATTGTAGCAAACAGGGAACAGGTTCCAGAATTGGAGATGAGGAACATTACTTACCAGGGATGGGTCACCCCCGCTGAAGAACCTCCATCCCACGCAACCTACATTAATCATTTTAACCAATATATAGTACTGTCAGTCTGTCACTAAAttttcaacaaataaaattactcctatatattaattaatttcaatagaaaaatatttaatacaACTATATATTGTACcgcaaattatataaataaaaaacaaaagtaatATAAAATCACTATGCtgaaaatataacaaaattaatcTTAAAACTCATTAAAAGTAtacttatatttaaaaataaaatatcaaacagtaataagataaattcttcatattttaatttttaatctgttattattatattttattttctcaaaaataTATTAGAAAATCAATATCCTCGTCAGTTGTCACTGAGTGGTCCCCATAACAAGACAAATTAAACTGAAAAGTGAAAaggtctttatttttattttcttaaaaatcataaataagaaaaaaggaatTATGAAAAAAGTTCCAAAGACTTGAACCATTCCATTTTCGTACGTCTAaacaataacattcctctccttTTTTACTATCTACAGTAACCACTAACTACTAACTACACTCTACACTGAAATTCACACGCATCTTCACTTTTCACCTTCTTCTCCCCTAATCAAACAAAATTTTCACCCCAAAATACACACACGCTCACCTTATTCATACTTCATTCACTTACCGAAACTATTGAGTATTAACTACTGCTAGTGCTAATACTAACAACAACTAATTTGAATCAAAAGTGCAGaggtaaataaataatttattttaaaaagaaaaacacgGCAAATAGGACagataaaaagaaaaggaaaatgaaaaattATTACCGAGAGAGGAGCAAACAGCGGAAGATTCGAGCACCAAAACCGCGATCCTCACGAAGACGAAGAGCGACACGATCCCGAACAGAACCACCGCCGGCAGCACAGTCCGGGATGAAAAACTCCGGCGACTAACGGCGGCATCCGCGGCAGTAGACTTCGACGATCCTTTTCCTCCGGCGGCGGCGTTAGCTGCTGCGGCGGCCTTCGACGATAAGGTGACTCTCTTTATCCCGGTGGTAGATACATAGAACTTCATTATCTTCTTCTGAGTTCCATCCAGCTCATCATTTTCCTCTACGATTGAATCAAAAATCAGATCTGAAAACTTCACACTGCTTCCTCACTTCAACAACTACTATAACTGCTCCATCACTCATCAgctagagaaagagagaaaaaaaatgtgCGCGTGTCGTTTTGCTTCGCATTTGCAACGGTGTGATAAGAGCAATGAGTTCACGGGTTtcgaattttcctttttctttttttctttttctgaaatCGATTTCCGCGAGGAAAATTAAACTGAGCAAATTGTACTGATTTTCTTGTTtggatgaagaaaaataaaagaaattagagtGACGGTGGAAAAAAATTGCGAAATTCAAAGCCGCGGGAAATGATTAGATTGCAACAATGGCGACGATAATTATATATACGCGTCGTCGTTTTGGGAATTTTTTATTGTCGTTTTTGCCACTTGTTTTTAGCTTTATTTACCATTTTGACACTATCTCACCGACACCTACCTGACGTGGCAAGCAGTTCCTGTGGATTGtggcaatttatttatttatttatttggtgaggaagaagaaaaataaggatctCATATTCTCAATTCATGGTTTTAAAAGGTTGAAAAAGAAATAGAGAAAAGTAAAGTTAACGCGTATTTGaaagttgaaaataatttttaggatTTGTTTTTCAAGTTAATTCATTAATTTGAGAACTTAATTAATTAGTACTGTGGTAATtactaatttctaattaattacttatttcaaaGTCATTTCAACTATTTCTTCTTCCATAATTAATGTTGAGGCCGGCGGTTATGTCTCCAACCTCCACATGTGTTATTAGAacttccaatttttttttgaattcatcaGATTTGTGTTCCTATTTACTCCGGTGAGTTTTGTAGCTGTATTACTATTTTGTATAACATTTAAGTGCATATAAGAAAAAAGAAGGCATTAGTGAAACAAGCGTGTCCTAGCTCAAAATATAGTGCAATTAGTagttattgcatttaattataaTAGATATTTGGTATTAATAAGATATAAGTATATGTATTACTTGTAACATTACGTTAATAGCGTTTATTTTGAGGTATTGAGATAAATtgagagattgggattcaatattttatttgttggtttagatatTGATACTAAATTTTTTGTCTTTAttcctaaaatttcagtatttcagtacctttaAAATGTAGGAACACAAATGActaaaatttttacaaataaaaattaaaattttaataatattttatacctaaaatatcatcatttcaattaattaattaaaattttattcttattttaatttctgtcttcTATTTTGTACCAAATATCTTttaatctctgtctctcagtctcaatctttCCGTCTCTATCGCTACCTTAGAGGCCACTTTTTTTGCAAATATTATTAAATcggataaattaaaaattaatttaccataaattaaaaattaatttaagactTTGATATAGTTAACgaattattacatatataaaataaaatttaaatttttaatatttatttaagctgataaataaattaattactcaACCAATCTAAATGAATTATTAGAAACTCTGTTTTggctttaatattttttttttagttttagttcttTCCCAAATTtcactcttattattattatatccatATATCATTGTTACAACTTACAATGCTAACTTCAGTTGCCATTTTGGAAGTTAGAAACgacttaaaatactaaaataaattatttgtacttattttagtaaatattacTAAATgtgcatttttattttatgttatagaaaacaaatattttatctttaattattttaatatgaaaactaaaggatatatacataaaatacacatataatattttttttattagtattaatATACGTTCTATTTGTTAAACAGTTTATGGAAGTATTTataaatgtaaaaataaataataatataatatgtatATGTATGAATACATGTATACGAGTGGTTCTTTATCTTTTCTAAAAGGTAAAAATATACCAGTTAATATCATAATTAAGTATACTAATATCATTGAATTACTTAATAAGTGAGAGGTGGATGGATAACTATAGAAGTGTGCCCACTTAGGCTTCCAATCAAATAATTTATATTGAAGTATTTTTTTATCACGCATAGAAATAAGATTTAATTTGATctgtaaatttatattaatatatgaatttttatttaactttttaaattttaattatttttatttaatttttaaattttataaatatgattTATGTTAGTCTctgaaataattttaaatttacataCTGATACGTACTTCAAATGTttgtgatatgaagagttcaagtgttatttagaaaatattagtttacattttttaaatattttaatttaatttgatatattttaattttgtttatttaattattagattgggTCTTATGTTTATGggtttagaattttttatattttaacataataagaggttataaatatctCATAAACTATGATAGTCATAGCatagaatgatttagaggttttcaaaaccccttttggtttcgtgatgaaaccatggtgtggacaattaaggttgaggagtccctctttTGTTACATCGGGAAATTGGATAAAAGGTTAAGGAGTTCCTTCGATTCAATTCCCAAACTATGgtgttgacaagttaggttgaagaGTCCCTTTCTTATTACATCAAGAAATTTGGTAGGAAGTAGAGTGATTCGATCTttttgtactcaatttcaatttatcatttttatttttatttcaattttaatgtatcttttttattcagtttgaattcttgtctttatgtttatcttttttatcactctactttctacccaatttcttgacgcaacaagaaaggaattcctcaacctaacttgtcaaagCCATAGTTTGGGAATTGAATCGAATGGACTCCTCAACCTTTTACCCAATTCCCCGATACAATAAGAGATGGattcctcaacctcaattgtatACACCATGGTTCCATCACAAAACCAAAAAAGGGGTTTTGaaaacctctaaatcattctatGCTATGACTATCTTAatttatgaggtatttataacctcttattaggttaaaatatagAAAACCAAAGCCCATAAATATAAGGTCCAATCTAAGCCTTTGAAGGTTTCTTTCAGGGACAAAGTTGTGGGTTCCAAGATTGCTAAAACTTTTTCACTTGTTGAAACTTTATCGGGAGATAACATTGCGGTAGTTTCTGGGAAGCAAGGAGATCTCTTGCCACCGAGTGTCACGTTTACCCAAGAAGCTAAGAATTGCTTGGCAGAACCTTATAAGGATGCTATAGTGATTAAGGTGCTAGGTAAACATTATAGCTACACTGCATTGTCTCATAAACTCCGAACGGTATGGAGGATTAAGGgaggttttgatttattggacgtGGGATTTGACTACTTTCTTGTGAAGTTTGATGTAGCTGAGGAGCGAGAAAAGGTTCTCTTAGGAGGTCCGTGGATGATCGAGGGAAATTATGTGGCTGTGAAGTCTTGGGATCAAGAGTTTAGATCAAGTGAAAACTGTTTTGGAGCAACTTTAGTGTGGATTAGAATTTCCGGATTACCAATTTGGTGCTACCAAGAAGATGCAATGCTCCGTGTTGCGGCTGCAGTTGGCATTCCCGTTAAGGTTGATTTGGCAACAAAATTAGCTGAAAGAGGACGATATGCTCGAGCCTGTGTTCAGATAGATTTAGGATTGTCAGTGACTAAGAAGATTCTTGTTGAAGGTGTTGAATATGAGGTTGAATATGAAAGTCTTCACCTTATTTGTGGCTCCTGTCTCAAGTTTGGTCATGATATGAAGGTGTGCAAGACTGACAGCAATGCAGGAGGAGGAACTAATGCCAAGGTGATCAGCGATGTAGCAAAGCAGCCAGaaagctcaaattcaaaaaatcaagtaCATGTGGAAAAGGCAAGTTTTCATTTTGGCAAGAATTTTGGAGATGAGACTGTAAATGTTATTGTCCCAGATTTGGTGGAGAGTGATTTGCATGCTGTTCATGTAGACCATGCACAACATGAGGATTTGGAAGGTTGGACTCAAGTGATTAGGAAAGAAAAGTATAAAATGGGTCAAAAGCCTTCTCTTAGCACCCATCAGGTCCAACCAAAAGTAAAGAAGACTCCTAACAAGGCTACCAATACTTGGACAAGGCCTAATCACCAACGTACAACACATGCAACTGGATCCAAAGTAAAATTAAGCAGGGGCATCAATATTGGAAAACCGGTTAGTGTGGCTTCTTCGGGGACCCGGCACAATGTTCATCATCAGCAGCAAGGTGAGACAACAAATGGCACTGTGCGAAAGCGTCCTCGCCCAAACTCTTTGCAGAATTCACCAGTAGATAAGGATGGAGCATCGACGGCGGGTATGGTGCAAGTTTCGACGGAGAAAATTGGGCTGCAACTTGAGAGTCCATTAAAGGCAGGATCGTCGAAGACAGGGACATCATGTTGAGTCTCGGGTTTGTTATTGGAGCTctctttttgctgtttttatgGATAGTTTCAATATCATAGCCTGGAATGTGAGGGGTGCGTCTAACAAGATGGCCCGTGTGTATTGCAAAAATTTGGTGAGAATATATaaaccatctttcttctttctctttgagacTCATACCATGTTTAATAATTTGAAGAATTTTTGGGATAAGTTAGGTTTTCATTGTGTTGGTATTGAGGAAGCAGTAGGACACAGGGGTGGCATTTGGTTTCTATCTTCTATTGCTAATGCTTCTTGTGTGGTTATTGATCAAATTGACCAATGTATCACAGTAAAAGTGAGTGTGGGTAACTTAGTTTGGCTTTGTAGTGCAGTATATGGGAGTCC is a window from the Arachis hypogaea cultivar Tifrunner chromosome 17, arahy.Tifrunner.gnm2.J5K5, whole genome shotgun sequence genome containing:
- the LOC112765921 gene encoding agamous-like MADS-box protein MADS1 isoform X1 — its product is MELPNQAPEEGSSQHQKKMGRGKIEIKRIENTTNRQVTFCKRRNGLLKKAYELSVLCDAEVALVVFSSRGRLYEYANNSVRGTIERYKKASAASSNTESVSEANTQFYQQESSKLRRQIRDIQNLNRHILGEALSSLSLKELKNLESRLEKGLSRVRSRKHETLFADVEFMQKREIELQNHNNYLRAKIAEHERAQQQQQQEQEQQNLMHGNMCEDQSTIASQTYDRNFFPINLLDSNNHQYSRQDHTALQLV
- the LOC112765921 gene encoding agamous-like MADS-box protein MADS1 isoform X2; protein product: MELPNQAPEEGSSQHQKKMGRGKIEIKRIENTTNRQVTFCKRRNGLLKKAYELSVLCDAEVALVVFSSRGRLYEYANNSVRGTIERYKKASAASSNTESVSEANTQFYQQESSKLRRQIRDIQNLNRHILGEALSSLSLKELKNLESRLEKGLSRVRSRKHETLFADVEFMQKREIELQNHNNYLRAKIAEHERAQQQQQQEQEQQNLMHGNMCEDQSTIASQTYDRNFFPINLLDSNNHQYSRQDHTALQLV
- the LOC112764490 gene encoding probable galacturonosyltransferase 15, producing MKFYVSTTGIKRVTLSSKAAAAANAAAGGKGSSKSTAADAAVSRRSFSSRTVLPAVVLFGIVSLFVFVRIAVLVLESSAVCSSLGCVGWRFFSGGDPSLKLRDELTRALIEVNDDNVNEGEVVSFNELVKMMASEQDFKAFAIKTKAMLLQMERKVQSARKQESVYWHLASHGVPKSLHCLCLKLAEEYAVNAMARTRLPPPEYVSRLSDPTFFHIVLLTDNVLAASVVVTSTIESSASPEKLVFHIVTDKKTYTPMHAWFSINPVKSAVVEVKGLHQYDWSEEVNARVKEMVETTQSIWKHYYKNYTEEDELLDYNQEYKRYLEALRPSSLSLLNHLRIYIPELFPDLHKVVLLDDDVVVQHDISSLWEINLNGKVSGSVFKSWCYDEESCCPGNKYVDFLNFSHPIISVNFDPDQCAWLYGMNIFDLEAWRRTNITETYHRWLKLNVKHGLSLWNPGVLPPALIAFDGQVHPVDSSWIVTDLGYRHQSEQIRNIRHRMEDAAVVHFNGPAKPWLEIGSPEVRGLWNTYVDFSDKFIRSCRITA